The following coding sequences are from one Pelagovum sp. HNIBRBA483 window:
- the smc gene encoding chromosome segregation protein SMC: MRFSKLKLNGFKSFVDPTDLVIADGLTGVVGPNGCGKSNLLEALRWVMGENRPTAMRGGGMEDVIFAGTNTRPARNFAEVILTIDNSDRLAPAGFNDNDTLDIVRRITRDAGSAYKVGAKDVRARDVQMLFADASTGAHSPALVRQGQISELINAKPKARRRILEEAAGISGLYQRRHEAELKLKGAEQNLARVDDVIEQLANQLQQLARQARQAARYREIGDKLRIAEGLLLYRRWKEAEESRLVAVSQLQERTVAASRAESEARAATKFRTTCEEALPPLREEEAIAGAVLQRLQVQRDSLAEQETRALDTIETLKSRIEQLARDIDREAGLNRDAGETIERLEWEAREIAKASEGHNDRLAAAQSAAHDAAGILQERETDLSQLTEDVARLAARHQSAQRFLDDSRTTLNKAESSAEQAKAAMRDAEAAVAKAEQDFSTAQQADAEAARRAEEADAALTAADEARAAAQDREVDARAARSDAEGEANALRAEVNALARLVERDTAEGGQLLDLLQVKSGYEKALGAALADDLRAPVLGGEGIKSGWARLAGYTTPPALPEGVQALTNFVTVPEVLIRRMGQIGLVDPADGPCLQEALQPGQRLVSLEGDLWRWDGFRAAAEDAPSAAALRLQQLNRLVELKRDLEEANAKAIGAAQAHDILTAELTRLTEADRAAREARREADRLVAEAARALSRAEADRNLAQGKLENSGLAFKRHEEEALTARKSLAEAERGQRELASLEDARAAVEDIKMTVEAARMTMMAKRSAHDEVRREGESRLRRSQEITKEISGWKHRLETASKRSAELSERKVTSEAELKEATTAPAEIAAKRAELADTIDEAEARRKAAADKLAEAENALRDAQVAERDAERLASEAREARARAEARNDAARETVAYAAERIMEAQEVTPDKLLESLDADPDKMPPSEEIEAQVNAYKRQRDALGAVNLRAEEDAKEVQEEHDTLLGEKTDLEEAIKALRTGIASLNREGRERLLTAFEQVNESFGLLFTHLFGGGEAKLVMVESEDPLDAGLEIMCQPPGKKLSTLSLLSGGEQTLTALALIFAVFLANPAPICVLDEVDAPLDDANVGRFCDLLDEMTRRTETRFLIITHHAVTMSRMDRLFGVTMGEQGVSQLVSVDLKKAEALVA, translated from the coding sequence TTGCGTTTTTCCAAGCTCAAGCTCAACGGCTTCAAAAGCTTCGTTGACCCGACCGATCTCGTGATCGCGGACGGGTTGACAGGCGTTGTCGGGCCAAACGGCTGCGGAAAATCGAATCTGCTTGAGGCACTGCGCTGGGTCATGGGCGAGAACCGTCCGACCGCCATGCGCGGCGGCGGCATGGAAGATGTGATCTTCGCTGGTACCAACACCCGCCCCGCGCGTAACTTTGCCGAAGTGATCCTCACGATCGACAATTCCGACCGCCTCGCGCCTGCCGGTTTCAATGATAACGACACGCTCGATATCGTCCGCCGCATCACCCGCGATGCCGGCTCCGCTTACAAAGTCGGCGCAAAAGATGTCCGTGCCCGCGACGTGCAGATGCTCTTTGCCGATGCCTCCACAGGAGCGCATTCTCCCGCGCTCGTCCGGCAAGGGCAAATCTCCGAATTGATCAATGCCAAACCCAAGGCACGCCGGCGGATCCTCGAAGAGGCCGCCGGCATCTCGGGTCTGTACCAGCGCCGGCACGAAGCCGAACTGAAGCTCAAAGGCGCAGAGCAAAACCTCGCCCGCGTCGATGACGTGATCGAACAGCTTGCTAACCAGCTCCAGCAACTCGCCCGTCAGGCGCGTCAGGCCGCCCGCTACCGCGAGATCGGCGACAAACTCCGCATTGCCGAAGGCCTGCTGCTCTATCGTCGCTGGAAAGAAGCCGAAGAATCCCGCCTCGTGGCCGTGTCGCAATTGCAGGAACGCACCGTCGCCGCCTCCCGCGCCGAATCTGAGGCCCGCGCCGCCACCAAATTCCGCACCACCTGCGAAGAGGCTCTGCCGCCATTGCGCGAAGAAGAGGCCATCGCCGGTGCCGTGCTCCAGCGCTTGCAGGTGCAGCGTGATTCTCTGGCCGAGCAGGAAACCCGCGCGCTCGACACGATCGAGACGCTCAAATCCCGCATCGAGCAGCTTGCCCGCGATATCGACCGCGAAGCAGGCCTCAACCGCGACGCAGGCGAAACGATTGAACGGTTGGAATGGGAAGCCCGCGAGATCGCCAAAGCCAGCGAGGGTCACAATGACCGCCTCGCCGCCGCGCAAAGCGCCGCGCATGACGCAGCCGGAATACTGCAAGAGCGCGAAACCGATCTTTCGCAACTCACAGAGGATGTCGCCCGCCTCGCAGCCCGCCATCAGTCTGCCCAGCGCTTCCTTGACGACAGCCGCACCACTCTGAACAAGGCTGAATCCTCTGCCGAACAGGCAAAAGCCGCAATGCGCGACGCTGAAGCCGCAGTTGCCAAGGCCGAACAGGATTTCAGCACCGCCCAACAAGCCGATGCCGAAGCCGCCCGCCGCGCCGAGGAAGCAGACGCCGCCCTCACCGCCGCCGACGAAGCCCGTGCCGCAGCGCAGGACCGCGAAGTCGATGCCCGCGCCGCCCGCTCCGATGCCGAAGGTGAGGCCAACGCCCTCCGCGCCGAGGTCAACGCGCTGGCAAGGCTTGTCGAGCGCGATACCGCCGAAGGCGGGCAGTTGCTTGATCTCTTGCAGGTCAAAAGCGGCTACGAAAAGGCCCTTGGTGCGGCGCTCGCCGATGACCTTCGCGCGCCGGTTCTCGGCGGCGAGGGTATCAAATCCGGTTGGGCCAGGCTTGCCGGATACACAACCCCACCCGCACTGCCCGAAGGTGTGCAAGCGCTGACGAATTTCGTCACCGTGCCAGAGGTTCTGATCCGCCGCATGGGGCAGATCGGCCTTGTCGATCCCGCAGATGGCCCCTGCTTGCAAGAGGCCCTCCAGCCCGGTCAGCGCCTTGTCAGTCTCGAAGGCGATCTCTGGCGCTGGGATGGCTTCCGCGCCGCCGCGGAGGATGCCCCCTCCGCCGCCGCCCTGCGCCTGCAGCAGCTTAATCGCCTCGTTGAGTTGAAGCGCGACCTTGAGGAGGCCAACGCCAAGGCCATCGGCGCCGCACAAGCGCATGACATTCTGACCGCCGAACTGACCCGCCTGACCGAAGCTGACCGCGCCGCGCGCGAAGCCCGCCGTGAAGCTGACCGTCTCGTCGCCGAAGCCGCCCGCGCCCTCTCCCGCGCGGAAGCCGACCGCAATCTGGCACAAGGCAAGCTGGAGAATTCCGGCCTCGCCTTCAAACGCCACGAGGAGGAGGCCCTAACCGCGCGGAAATCTCTTGCAGAAGCCGAGCGCGGACAACGCGAGCTTGCCTCCCTCGAAGACGCCCGCGCCGCCGTCGAAGACATCAAGATGACCGTCGAAGCCGCGCGTATGACGATGATGGCAAAGCGCTCCGCCCATGACGAGGTCCGCCGCGAAGGCGAAAGCCGTCTGCGCCGCTCGCAAGAGATCACCAAGGAAATTTCCGGCTGGAAGCACCGCTTAGAGACGGCCTCCAAGCGCTCCGCCGAGCTTTCCGAGCGCAAGGTCACCTCCGAAGCCGAGCTGAAAGAGGCCACGACCGCCCCCGCTGAAATCGCAGCCAAGCGTGCCGAACTGGCCGACACGATCGACGAGGCCGAAGCCCGCCGCAAAGCCGCCGCCGACAAGCTTGCCGAAGCCGAGAACGCCCTCCGCGATGCCCAAGTGGCCGAGCGCGACGCCGAGCGGCTCGCGTCAGAGGCCCGCGAAGCCCGCGCCCGCGCCGAGGCCCGCAATGACGCCGCGCGTGAAACCGTCGCCTATGCCGCCGAGCGGATCATGGAGGCGCAAGAGGTCACGCCGGACAAGCTCCTCGAAAGCCTCGACGCCGACCCAGATAAGATGCCCCCCTCCGAGGAGATCGAAGCACAGGTCAACGCCTACAAACGCCAGCGCGATGCCCTCGGTGCGGTGAATTTGCGGGCCGAGGAAGACGCCAAGGAAGTGCAGGAAGAGCACGATACCCTCCTCGGTGAGAAAACCGATCTCGAAGAGGCAATCAAAGCGCTCCGCACCGGCATCGCCAGCCTCAACCGCGAAGGCCGCGAACGCCTCCTGACCGCCTTCGAGCAGGTGAACGAAAGCTTCGGCCTGCTCTTCACCCACCTCTTCGGCGGTGGTGAGGCCAAGCTTGTCATGGTCGAGAGCGAAGACCCCCTCGACGCCGGATTGGAGATCATGTGCCAACCGCCCGGCAAGAAACTCTCGACCCTGTCGCTCCTGTCAGGCGGCGAGCAAACGCTTACCGCACTGGCGCTGATCTTCGCCGTGTTCCTCGCCAACCCCGCCCCGATCTGCGTGCTCGACGAGGTCGACGCGCCGCTGGATGACGCCAATGTCGGCCGCTTCTGCGACCTGCTGGACGAAATGACCCGCCGCACCGAAACCCGTTTCCTCATCATCACCCACCACGCGGTAACGATGAGCAGAATGGACCGTCTCTTCGGCGTCACGATGGGCGAACAAGGCGTCAGCCAGCTCGTCTCCGTTGACCTCAAGAAGGCCGAGGCACTGGTCGCCTGA
- a CDS encoding lytic murein transglycosylase, which produces MRLAAVIGVSLWTSAAMAQGCGGSFGNFVAELKAEARASGYSAAVVNGFFDGVAQNQSVLASDRRQGIFQKDFIDFSQSLISQYRLQKGSENAQRYDALFDAIERQYGVSRWVLLAFWAFETDFGAFQGDINTRDALVTLAHDCRRPELFRPQVFSALELYKRGDFDPNGTTGAWAGEIGQVQMLPGDILESGVDADGDGHVDLKRSAPDALASGARMLSGLGWRAGEPWLQEVVVPEGLDWRETGIETTKRVADWARLGVRARSGALGAGNLQASVLLPMGHKGPAFLAYPNFNVYFEWNQSMVYVTTAAYFAKRLSGAPVYDAGNPNTGLSGPEMQELQRKLQARGHDVGGIDGILGAGTRRAVQAEQARLGLPADAWPTRALLDRL; this is translated from the coding sequence ATGCGGTTGGCAGCGGTTATTGGTGTAAGTCTCTGGACATCCGCGGCGATGGCGCAGGGCTGCGGCGGCAGTTTTGGTAATTTTGTTGCAGAACTGAAGGCGGAGGCGCGGGCGTCGGGCTATTCGGCGGCGGTTGTGAATGGGTTTTTCGACGGCGTTGCGCAGAACCAATCGGTGCTGGCGAGTGATCGGCGGCAGGGGATTTTCCAGAAGGATTTCATTGATTTTTCGCAGTCGCTTATCTCGCAATATCGTTTGCAGAAGGGCTCGGAGAATGCGCAGCGCTATGACGCGTTGTTTGACGCGATCGAGCGGCAATATGGCGTGTCGCGTTGGGTATTGCTGGCGTTCTGGGCGTTTGAGACAGATTTTGGCGCGTTTCAGGGGGACATCAACACCCGTGATGCATTGGTGACGCTGGCACATGACTGCCGTAGGCCGGAGCTGTTCCGGCCGCAGGTATTTTCGGCGCTGGAGCTTTACAAGCGCGGAGATTTTGACCCGAACGGAACAACCGGCGCATGGGCAGGAGAGATCGGGCAGGTGCAGATGTTACCCGGTGATATTCTCGAAAGCGGTGTGGATGCCGATGGCGACGGGCATGTGGACCTGAAAAGATCGGCGCCGGATGCGCTGGCCTCTGGTGCGCGGATGTTGAGCGGGCTTGGCTGGCGCGCGGGGGAGCCTTGGCTGCAAGAGGTTGTGGTTCCCGAGGGGTTGGACTGGCGCGAGACGGGCATCGAGACGACGAAGCGCGTTGCGGACTGGGCGCGGCTTGGGGTGCGGGCGCGGAGCGGCGCGCTGGGTGCGGGTAATCTTCAGGCCTCTGTCCTCTTGCCGATGGGGCATAAGGGGCCGGCCTTCCTCGCCTATCCGAACTTCAATGTTTATTTCGAGTGGAACCAGTCGATGGTCTATGTGACCACGGCGGCCTATTTTGCGAAGCGGCTGAGCGGAGCACCTGTTTATGATGCCGGCAATCCTAATACGGGCTTGAGCGGGCCAGAAATGCAGGAGCTTCAGCGCAAGTTGCAGGCCCGTGGGCATGATGTGGGCGGAATCGACGGGATCCTCGGTGCCGGAACGCGGCGGGCGGTGCAAGCGGAGCAGGCGCGGCTGGGGTTGCCAGCGGATGCATGGCCGACACGGGCGCTGTTGGACCGTTTGTAA
- the cbiB gene encoding adenosylcobinamide-phosphate synthase CbiB, with the protein MTVLLAMLLDALFGEPKWVWDRIPHPAVLIGRVIGWADKRFNSGGLRRAKGVGLLIALVAGGALAGVVIEALLGPVAVVLVGAILLAQRSLADHVRDVADALRVSLGDGRMMVARIVGRDTAEMDEPAVARAAIESAAENFSDGVIAPLFWFLVAGLPGLIVYKAVNTADSMVGYRTPRHEDFGWAAARFDDLLNWVPARITALLILVVTGKGRWADITADARRHRSPNAGWPEAAFARGLNVALAGPRSYHGSLSDDPFVNPEGKRVIGADEIIAAVRLLWRVWLLVAVLVGLLALF; encoded by the coding sequence GTGACAGTTTTGTTGGCGATGCTTCTGGACGCGCTGTTTGGCGAGCCGAAATGGGTCTGGGACCGGATCCCGCATCCGGCGGTGTTGATCGGGCGGGTCATTGGCTGGGCTGACAAGCGCTTTAACAGCGGAGGGCTGCGCCGTGCGAAAGGTGTGGGCCTGTTGATTGCATTGGTCGCGGGCGGTGCGCTGGCTGGCGTTGTCATAGAGGCGCTTCTCGGGCCGGTGGCTGTGGTGTTGGTGGGAGCGATCCTTCTGGCGCAGCGTTCTCTGGCGGACCATGTGCGCGATGTGGCGGATGCGCTGCGGGTGTCGCTTGGTGACGGGCGGATGATGGTGGCGCGGATCGTCGGGCGGGACACGGCAGAGATGGATGAGCCTGCGGTTGCGCGGGCGGCGATTGAGAGCGCGGCGGAGAACTTCAGCGACGGGGTGATCGCGCCGCTGTTCTGGTTCCTCGTCGCGGGGTTGCCGGGATTGATCGTCTACAAAGCGGTGAACACGGCGGATAGCATGGTGGGATACCGCACGCCGCGGCATGAAGATTTTGGCTGGGCGGCGGCACGGTTTGATGACTTGTTGAACTGGGTGCCTGCGCGGATCACGGCGCTGCTGATACTGGTGGTCACTGGTAAAGGGCGCTGGGCAGACATCACGGCCGACGCGCGGCGGCACCGCTCGCCCAATGCGGGCTGGCCGGAGGCGGCATTTGCGCGGGGATTGAACGTCGCGCTGGCGGGACCGCGCAGCTATCACGGCAGCTTGAGCGATGACCCGTTTGTGAACCCTGAAGGCAAGCGGGTGATTGGCGCGGATGAGATCATCGCCGCTGTACGGCTGCTGTGGCGGGTCTGGCTCTTGGTGGCGGTGTTGGTGGGGCTGCTGGCGCTATTCTGA
- a CDS encoding threonine-phosphate decarboxylase has translation MGNGRDHGGGLDAAIARWGGERAGWLDLSTGINPVAYTIPPLTQDDWTALPDAAAFALLERAARRFWNVPEGVGVLAAAGASALIARLPALRPATTVAIAAPTYNEHAAAFDASGWRIANGTAGEGAAQVAVHPNNPDGRIWRAEEITASFAVIDESFCDVTPEDSLIALAADEGRVVLKSFGKFWGLAGLRLGFAIGREETLAPLREMLGPWQVSGPALRIGAMALEDTAWAEATRARLSEDAARLDALLAEKGAQVVGGTDLFRLYDVGDAARWQARLAEGHVWSRIFPYSERWLRLGLPHLDGWDQLEAAL, from the coding sequence TTGGGCAACGGGCGGGATCACGGAGGCGGGCTGGACGCCGCCATCGCACGCTGGGGTGGTGAGCGCGCGGGGTGGCTTGATCTGTCGACGGGGATCAATCCTGTTGCCTATACGATCCCGCCACTGACGCAAGATGACTGGACCGCTCTGCCTGACGCTGCCGCTTTTGCGCTGCTGGAGCGGGCAGCAAGGCGGTTTTGGAATGTGCCAGAAGGCGTGGGCGTGCTCGCGGCGGCGGGGGCATCGGCGCTGATTGCGCGATTGCCCGCATTGCGGCCTGCGACCACGGTAGCGATTGCTGCCCCGACCTATAACGAACATGCGGCGGCTTTTGATGCCTCTGGCTGGCGGATCGCAAACGGCACGGCCGGTGAAGGTGCGGCGCAAGTGGCGGTGCATCCCAACAACCCCGACGGAAGGATCTGGCGGGCGGAGGAGATTACGGCGTCTTTCGCGGTGATTGACGAGAGCTTTTGCGATGTGACCCCCGAGGACAGCCTCATCGCGCTTGCGGCTGATGAGGGGCGCGTTGTCCTGAAAAGTTTTGGCAAGTTCTGGGGCCTTGCGGGCCTGCGGCTTGGCTTTGCCATCGGGCGCGAAGAGACGCTTGCGCCGCTACGCGAGATGCTCGGCCCGTGGCAGGTATCCGGTCCTGCGCTGCGGATCGGGGCAATGGCGCTGGAGGATACCGCATGGGCCGAGGCCACCCGCGCACGGCTGTCAGAGGATGCCGCGCGGCTTGATGCGCTGCTCGCCGAAAAAGGTGCGCAGGTCGTCGGCGGCACGGATTTGTTCCGCCTCTATGATGTGGGCGATGCGGCCCGCTGGCAGGCGCGGTTGGCGGAAGGCCATGTATGGAGCCGCATCTTCCCCTATTCGGAGCGCTGGTTGCGGCTTGGCTTGCCGCACCTTGATGGCTGGGATCAGCTGGAGGCGGCGCTGTGA
- a CDS encoding DUF1636 family protein, with protein sequence MTSWITVCDTCKREGWAESGAAQTDGEVLAALVEAAAEGQATVRTRRVSCTMGCERACNVVVQSAGKLCYSLGKFEPTAEDAAAIVEYAAKHAQSETGQVNFREWPQGVKGHFVSRHAPLPAAE encoded by the coding sequence ATGACGAGTTGGATCACGGTATGTGACACCTGCAAGCGCGAAGGCTGGGCCGAGAGTGGTGCCGCGCAAACGGATGGCGAGGTGCTGGCGGCATTGGTCGAGGCAGCCGCCGAAGGGCAGGCAACGGTGCGCACGCGGCGCGTATCTTGCACGATGGGCTGCGAGCGGGCCTGTAACGTGGTGGTTCAGAGCGCGGGCAAACTGTGCTATTCGCTTGGCAAGTTCGAACCCACTGCAGAGGATGCCGCCGCAATCGTGGAATATGCCGCAAAACATGCGCAGAGCGAAACTGGTCAGGTCAACTTCCGCGAATGGCCGCAAGGGGTGAAGGGGCATTTCGTCAGCCGTCACGCACCGCTGCCCGCAGCCGAGTAG
- a CDS encoding glutathione S-transferase family protein, with translation MGRLVDGKWEDVWYDTEASKGAFVRTEAKFRNWITADGSAGPSGEAGFKAESGRYHLYVSHACPWAHRALVFRSLKGLEPHIDVSVVHPDMLADGWTFETDFDGATGDELHGVAFLRDVYLRAKPDMSGRVTVPVLWDKERDTIVSNESSEIIRMFNSAFNGLTGNHDDYWPEELRDEIAKVNARVYDTINNGVYKSGFATTQEAYDAAVVPLFETMDWLEERLSEQRYLAGDQITEADWRLFTTMLRFDAVYHGHFKCNRARLVDYPNLWAHTRELYQWPGVRDTVHMDHIIRHYHYSHESINPHRIIPIGPRPDFDAPHGRGGSSKMSLAG, from the coding sequence ATGGGACGCTTGGTCGACGGAAAATGGGAAGACGTCTGGTACGATACGGAGGCGAGCAAGGGTGCATTTGTGCGCACGGAGGCGAAATTCCGCAATTGGATCACGGCTGATGGCAGCGCGGGACCGAGCGGCGAGGCGGGCTTCAAGGCAGAGAGCGGGCGGTATCATTTGTATGTCAGCCATGCCTGCCCGTGGGCGCATCGTGCGCTGGTTTTCCGCAGCCTGAAGGGGCTTGAGCCGCATATCGACGTTTCGGTCGTGCATCCTGATATGCTGGCGGATGGCTGGACATTCGAAACTGATTTCGATGGTGCGACGGGCGATGAGCTCCATGGGGTCGCCTTCTTGCGCGATGTGTACCTCCGTGCCAAGCCGGACATGAGCGGGCGTGTGACGGTGCCGGTGCTGTGGGACAAGGAGCGGGATACGATTGTCTCGAACGAAAGTTCTGAGATCATTCGCATGTTCAATTCGGCGTTTAATGGGCTGACAGGGAATCATGATGATTACTGGCCTGAGGAACTGCGTGACGAGATCGCGAAGGTGAATGCGCGGGTCTATGACACGATCAATAACGGTGTCTACAAATCCGGCTTTGCGACCACGCAGGAGGCTTATGACGCGGCGGTGGTTCCGCTGTTCGAGACGATGGACTGGCTGGAGGAGCGACTGTCGGAGCAGCGCTATCTGGCAGGGGATCAGATCACCGAGGCGGACTGGCGTTTGTTCACCACCATGCTGCGGTTTGATGCGGTGTATCACGGGCATTTCAAATGTAACCGTGCGCGGCTTGTGGATTATCCGAACCTGTGGGCGCATACGCGTGAGCTGTACCAGTGGCCAGGTGTGCGTGACACGGTGCATATGGATCACATCATCCGCCACTACCACTACAGCCACGAAAGCATTAACCCGCACCGGATTATTCCGATCGGGCCGCGGCCGGATTTTGACGCGCCGCATGGGCGGGGTGGAAGTTCCAAGATGTCGCTTGCTGGATGA
- a CDS encoding DUF6732 family protein encodes MRHALALFFVVLASTASAHPGHLGELAGHDHWVAGIALGLAILLGIRGALKGKEAASEEDSEEEEIDAEEAAA; translated from the coding sequence ATGCGCCACGCGCTCGCCCTATTTTTTGTTGTGCTCGCAAGCACAGCATCCGCTCACCCCGGTCACCTCGGCGAACTCGCCGGTCACGATCACTGGGTCGCCGGTATTGCGCTCGGCCTTGCGATCCTGCTCGGCATTCGCGGCGCGCTGAAGGGCAAGGAAGCCGCCAGCGAAGAAGACAGCGAAGAAGAAGAGATCGACGCCGAAGAGGCCGCCGCATGA
- a CDS encoding sirohydrochlorin chelatase, which yields MKTGVMICGHGSRSKSAVDEFKVLAEKLPAYLPDEWEIDYGYLEFANPVIRDGLDRLREAGCDRILAVPGMLFAAMHAKNDIPTVLNTYAAKHGMQISYGRELGVDPKMIAAAGARIQEAVDRANTKHGAVSLHETCLVVIGRGASDPDANGNVAKIARMLQEGMGFGWCEVGYSGVTFPLVEPCLQHVAKLGYKRAIVFPYFLFSGILIDRIYGFTDQVAAEHPHMQFIKAGYLGDHPKVLETFAERVREQTYAVPPPNCGTCQYRTQVLAIEDGTVTEITPERRAALAAEKGAGHPAFSDVPPPTCVLCKYRTQVLGFESEVGAVQESHHHHVEGQGASAPGSNVADCTLCDTFCTGLCRLQATHHHHHHDHDHSHDHSHEHGHDHHHHHDHGHSHGHHHHDHDHHHAPYPHADHPHGPQSALKSRKA from the coding sequence ATGAAAACTGGCGTCATGATTTGCGGCCACGGGTCGCGCAGTAAATCCGCAGTCGACGAGTTCAAGGTTCTGGCCGAGAAGCTCCCCGCCTACCTGCCTGACGAGTGGGAGATCGACTACGGCTATCTCGAATTTGCCAATCCGGTGATCCGCGATGGCCTCGACCGCCTGCGCGAAGCCGGCTGTGATCGCATTCTCGCCGTTCCGGGCATGCTCTTTGCCGCGATGCACGCGAAGAACGATATTCCCACCGTTCTGAACACCTACGCTGCCAAGCACGGCATGCAGATCTCCTACGGCCGCGAACTAGGCGTTGACCCAAAGATGATCGCCGCCGCCGGCGCCCGCATTCAGGAGGCCGTCGACCGCGCCAACACAAAGCACGGCGCCGTCAGCCTGCACGAAACCTGCCTCGTGGTCATCGGGCGCGGCGCATCCGACCCCGATGCCAACGGCAACGTCGCCAAGATCGCTCGCATGCTGCAAGAGGGCATGGGCTTTGGCTGGTGTGAGGTTGGCTATTCCGGCGTCACTTTCCCGCTTGTGGAGCCGTGCCTCCAGCACGTTGCGAAACTCGGCTATAAACGCGCCATCGTATTCCCGTACTTCCTGTTCTCCGGCATCCTGATTGACCGTATCTACGGCTTCACCGATCAAGTCGCTGCCGAGCATCCTCACATGCAGTTCATCAAGGCAGGCTACTTGGGCGATCACCCCAAGGTGCTCGAAACCTTCGCCGAGCGGGTGCGCGAGCAAACCTACGCGGTTCCGCCACCGAACTGCGGCACCTGCCAGTACCGTACGCAAGTGCTCGCCATTGAAGACGGCACCGTCACCGAAATCACCCCCGAACGACGCGCCGCTCTCGCCGCCGAAAAGGGCGCAGGTCATCCTGCTTTCAGTGATGTTCCACCGCCGACCTGCGTTTTGTGCAAATACCGGACGCAAGTGCTTGGCTTCGAATCCGAGGTCGGCGCCGTACAGGAAAGCCACCATCACCACGTCGAGGGCCAAGGCGCATCGGCACCGGGATCGAACGTGGCTGATTGCACCCTGTGTGATACGTTCTGCACCGGCCTGTGCCGCCTGCAAGCCACTCATCACCACCATCACCATGATCATGATCACAGCCATGACCACAGTCACGAGCACGGGCACGATCATCATCACCACCATGATCACGGCCATAGCCACGGCCATCATCACCACGATCATGACCACCACCACGCGCCCTACCCGCATGCGGATCACCCGCACGGGCCTCAAAGCGCCTTGAAATCGCGCAAGGCCTGA